From Cheilinus undulatus linkage group 17, ASM1832078v1, whole genome shotgun sequence, one genomic window encodes:
- the LOC121524719 gene encoding band 4.1-like protein 4A isoform X2: MIYAHCIKSCLLCLFFFRMSESDPETNKLKQSSISLSLQTLDFSLRKKNIIKKPSVMAKHYTNRRASVTSESIVVQTAPAAVQRSEGGNESGAVRPSAPWETSGPLSGLYNPKFPPNTKEEESQDRGQRQRRSRSLDGDRPIREQDRRSRSHGNTSSESENSNRQRRKRGSKTRCSPDAQTWKHIRKQLVEPTGSADRKTEEIPFMEVRVSGEPMRRRHPPRGRKHRQWVSASDLESQMVPPLPISKATVTSCG, translated from the exons ATGATATATGCCCATTGCATCAAGTCttgccttctgtgtttgtttttctttagaatGTCTGAGTCAGATCCTGAAACGaataaactgaaacaaagcAG catctctctttctctccaaactctggatttcagtttgagaaaaaagaatatcatcaaaaaacCATCAGTGATGGCTAAACATTACA CCAATCGCAGAGCAAGTGTCACCAGTGAATCAATTGTTGTGCAGACAGCCCCCGCTGCAGTTCAACG GTCAGAGGGCGGGAATGAAAGTGGCGCTGTGAGGCCAAGTGCACCATGGGAAACCAGCGGCCCTCTAAG TGGCCTGTACAACCccaaatttcccccaaacaccaaagaagaagaaagtcaAGATAGAGGACAACGACAGAG GCGGAGCAGGAGTCTGGATGGGGATCGACCAATCAGAGAACAGGACAGGAG GTCTCGTTCCCATGGCAACACCAGCAGCGAATCAGAAAATAGTAACCGGCAGCGTCGGAAACGGGGGTCAAAGACCAG GTGCAGTCCTGATGCCCAAACATGGAAACACATCCG GAAGCAGCTGGTGGAGCCCACAGGGTCAGCGGACAGGAAGACGGAGGAAATTCCTTTTATGGAAGTGAG AGTGTCTGGTGAGCCAATGAGAAGACGTCATCCTCCCAGGGGGCGGAAACACCGCCAGTGGGTGTCAGCTTCAGATCTTGA
- the LOC121524719 gene encoding band 4.1-like protein 4A isoform X1 has product MIYAHCIKSCLLCLFFFRMSESDPETNKLKQSSISLSLQTLDFSLRKKNIIKKPSVMAKHYTNRRASVTSESIVVQTAPAAVQRSEGGNESGAVRPSAPWETSGPLSGLYNPKFPPNTKEEESQDRGQRQRRSRSLDGDRPIREQDRRSRSHGNTSSESENSNRQRRKRGSKTRGSHGDHAAKHRNRARSCSPDAQTWKHIRKQLVEPTGSADRKTEEIPFMEVRVSGEPMRRRHPPRGRKHRQWVSASDLESQMVPPLPISKATVTSCG; this is encoded by the exons ATGATATATGCCCATTGCATCAAGTCttgccttctgtgtttgtttttctttagaatGTCTGAGTCAGATCCTGAAACGaataaactgaaacaaagcAG catctctctttctctccaaactctggatttcagtttgagaaaaaagaatatcatcaaaaaacCATCAGTGATGGCTAAACATTACA CCAATCGCAGAGCAAGTGTCACCAGTGAATCAATTGTTGTGCAGACAGCCCCCGCTGCAGTTCAACG GTCAGAGGGCGGGAATGAAAGTGGCGCTGTGAGGCCAAGTGCACCATGGGAAACCAGCGGCCCTCTAAG TGGCCTGTACAACCccaaatttcccccaaacaccaaagaagaagaaagtcaAGATAGAGGACAACGACAGAG GCGGAGCAGGAGTCTGGATGGGGATCGACCAATCAGAGAACAGGACAGGAG GTCTCGTTCCCATGGCAACACCAGCAGCGAATCAGAAAATAGTAACCGGCAGCGTCGGAAACGGGGGTCAAAGACCAG GGGTAGCCATGGTGACCATGCCGCCAAACACAGGAATCGTGCCCGATC GTGCAGTCCTGATGCCCAAACATGGAAACACATCCG GAAGCAGCTGGTGGAGCCCACAGGGTCAGCGGACAGGAAGACGGAGGAAATTCCTTTTATGGAAGTGAG AGTGTCTGGTGAGCCAATGAGAAGACGTCATCCTCCCAGGGGGCGGAAACACCGCCAGTGGGTGTCAGCTTCAGATCTTGA